Genomic DNA from Emys orbicularis isolate rEmyOrb1 chromosome 18, rEmyOrb1.hap1, whole genome shotgun sequence:
CCCTCCTCTCCAAAAAAAATTCCTTGGGGGATCTAAGTAATTGGCCTGATGTGAAAGGCACAGAGTTCAATGGGAGGTATCATTACCATCAAAGGGAGCTGAGGCCTGGTTACGCACTTCCAAGTACCATCCGGttcatttaggtgcctgactTGGGACATCCCAACTGGAAAATGTTGGCCTCCGTTCATTTTTCTAAGGTTTAAACCCAGAGCAGGCATGTAAGAATTAGCTCTGTACGATCAATGCCTCCTGACCCTGGCCCACACAAAGTGTACTGCACACCAAGCCTGAAAAACCCAACACTCTTCTGTTCGAAAGAAGGTGGAAGGAAACAGGTTCTCGGACACCTTCTCTGGTCTCTGATTGGCCAGCATGATGAGGAACAGGCTGCTCCAACACATGCCTGTGCTGTCGAAAagtgggggaaagaaaagcaggccCCAAGAAGCGCTCTCCTCAGCTTCCTGTCTGTACAGGTGAGAGTGTGACCAGGCCACCTGAGGCCTCACTTCTGTTCACGCCATAGCTCCCTGGTGCGTCTCCTGGAGCCAAGCCTGTGGTGGCGCAAGCATGTCTCCAGCAGTGGATGCTGTTTACCATAATGGCAAAGAGGGGCACCCTTGGGAGCTGAACAGCAGCGGTGGGGATGAAGGCAAAGTCTTACTGTGCCCTGGGTCAGCAAAATGCTGCTAGAAATCATCACGTAGGAAAACAGGAAACATTTGCCTATGACCTTTCATGCATTTTTTATTATTCATGCACCAGAACATACAGCACCAGCCTTTGCCATTCCAGTTGTAGTAAAGGCATTATTATCCTTGACACCCAATTTCTTTGGATAATCAGGAGTTCATGTAATCATTTAGCCATGCATCAGATAAGAGGACTCACATAACTGGAGTTATGTACAATCCATTCTGAAATCTTAACACTATATGAGAGGTTGCTGACAGCATGTGTCTACATGAAGTTATATAACTGATCTTTGTACTGGTACCTGCCTCAGCTTCAGCACCTGCAGTCTTTAATGAGCCACTCCCAGGTACAGCCTGCTGCTTAAACAAGGGCAGTTTCACTTCCTCATACAGAAAAGGTAGAAAAACAGCCTTTTGTTTACTGCAGGAGGCACTTGATCCTGTGAGTCTTAAGCACAGGGACTTTTGCATGCCTGCACAGACCAATTATGCTCAGCTGCACAGAAATTTCTGCAAAGCAGGAAGATTTAGTGTTTGTTTTGGATAACATCAGCATGCGGCTGTACAAAAGACCtgcctctgtcccaaagagcttacactctgaaggaaacaaaaagagagagagtttggAGATGCGGGGAGGGCTAATGATTTGCCACATCCTGACactactgctttgagcagggggttggactagatgacctcctgaggtcccttccaaccctgatattctaggattctatgaaagcTCAAATGATATACAGATATTTTAACTTTCCCAAGTTAACCTGCTGCCTGGCTGTTAGTAGGTGGTTAGGTCCTTGTAGGCATCATTGAAGTGGGGGCTAACACCAGTCTGTGTTTGCAGAATGAAAATTAATGTGACCACCGTGCATACTCAAATGCACTCACCAGGTAGTGCTTGTTTAGTTCTGATAATGCGTGGAAACCTTCCGGACACACTGGACTTCTGCTTGATCAACATCATCCAGCCATCAAGGTATTAATCCCATGCATATCCCATGGTATGGGAACCAAAGCACTACCACCAAGGGGTCCCTCTGAATTCCATACAGCCAGGATCTATTAGCAAAGACTGCACGGCACCACTGGGCGAAGGACTCAACTGTGTAACAGCAGGGTGCAAAAGCAGGACATGCACACCAGCGTGACAGCAGAGGGGCACTGATTAATTCCACACAGCCCCTGCCAAGGCAGGGGGCCGGACTGCCTGGCAGTGTCCAATTCCACACAGCCaccccccagaggggacaggaCTGCCTGGGTGTAATGTAATGGGTCATTTTCCATCTCTCCCATGTACCATTCCTAGATAGGTTTACCTGATCCAATGCAGGGCTTTCCATTTAGTTCAGGCCCATGAAACTTTCTCTTCCTGTCTAGtaggaaaatctcagcttgtttTCCTTGGGTACTAAGGCAACATTCTAGTACAGTAGCACTTCCTCGGCAGTTCACAGGCATGAAATAAAGATCATGAGATGCTGATGACCTGCATGTTACTGCCTTGAAAAACACTACAGGAATATACACAGCTGCAAAGCTTCCTGTATTAgaagcacctggaaccagtttataaataaataaataaatggctggagggggaggaacagaagaaatactttaaaaagaagaaaataacaaTTGGAGTTGCAACAAAACTTAAGACCCTGTATCCTTCACTCACCCTGTTTGAAGGAGCACAGTGGGGGAGAGGCGGGGAAGCAGAACCCCTCCAAATACAAAGGAAATTAACATagaccacattttaaaattttgggaACATGCAAACAAGGTTTATATTCCCAAATATGAAGAGTGACTACAGTCTCCAAGACACGGCAGTTGCACATAGGAACAGTTACTAAGCCACAAAGTGCAGTATCAAACATCAGTTGAGAGGCACCATAACAGCTGAGCAGAACATGATCCATCCTCCAAACAGAAATGGAGTACACAAAACGAATGACACTAAAAATAATGGTAAAGGGCTATCTCAAATTCATAGCAAACAGGAAAACAGCCAGTTACTCTAGCCACTGACCCTAGGCATTGAAGTAGCTATGAAATGGGGGAAATATTCCCATTGGCTGCAATCATGGGACTCTCAAAGCAGAGTAAGGGATGAACCCACACTTCAGAACATCAGGCTATTTGACAATTCAGAGTGTCTTCTGAACTGGGAGTTTCTTGTGGTACCTACATTCAACACACTGATCTACACAGAAAACACCCCTGTCAAACTGCTTCAGTTCTTGTTCTATAAAGACTGTTTTTTAACCCCATCTGTCAtgaacctagggtgaccagatgtcctgattttatagggacagtcccgatttttgggtctttttcttatataggctcctattaccccccaccccttgtcccgatttttcacatttgctgtctggtcaccctacatgaacCCTGCATACATGTTGGAGCACAGTTTTTCACAAGCTGATTGTGTGGGATTGGTACACCAACAGCTGCATTTGCTTTTCGGCTGTCATTTTGACTTTTgcaaagaagtctgtggcagatttAACTAACCCAATGGGAagggatagtcaattattttttgtcaaggtccaaatttcttggtcaaggcaCAGTCAGCCCTAGAGTAACACACATTCCCAGGCAAAGGTTACGAGTACTGGCTTTCTAAAGAAGAGAGCTTATAAATGAGACTACTAAATATCATCtatacatttttattacaaaacaaGTGACATGAGCAGGTTATGTTTGCCTTTCATGACATTTTTAACATTAACACCCAGGTGTGAAATGCACCTTAGATGAATGACAcaacataaatatatattttgggaCAACACAGGGCCAATATTATGTAATAATTTAATAAAGTACAAAAGCTTCTTCTCAGACTTATATGGTCAAAGAGAATGACTAGAAAGTTGCCAAAAACTAAGCAACGAAGCTCGATTAACTCTTCGGTTGGGGGTTAATACTTCAGTGGCGGGACAGTGCTCCTCGAACTGCCATGTAGGTACAAATCCTCAGTGCCCCGGTTCTTCAGTTCACTCTGCAGGCTCGGATCAtgaggagctggagcaggatgAAGATGGGGGACATAATGAGTCCATACCAGAGCTCCCTGGTCTGCTCCACTAGTTTCTGACACAAAAGCATTTCGAAGACGAACTTCAGGCTCAGGATGGTGAGGATCCAGAAGAGGCGAAGGACGGCCAGGCGCTTCTCCCCGTCCTGGAAGAGCCGCACGGAGACGATGGTGGTGAAGTAAGTGCTCAGGCCGTCGGCAGCGAAGAAGGGGATGAACACTTGCCACCAGGACAGCTCCGCGCCGCCGCTATCCACCTTCAGCACCAGCAGGACGGAGAAGACCAGCAGCGCCAGGACGTGCAGGAAGATTTCGAAGGTGGCAAAGCCCAGCCACTGGACCAGCTCCCGCAGCGAGAACAGCatcgcggctcggctcggctcggcccgGCCAGTGCCCGCTCAGCGCAGAGCCCGCCCGGCCCAGGGACAGGCCGGCCGCGGCTCCCAGACAGCTCCCGCCCACAGGCCCTGACTTCCGGCCCCTCGGCGGCGCACGCTGATGCCGTCACCGGAAGCGGAAGCGGCGCGCTGCCGGCCGCACAGGTGGGTCCGGCGGAGCCCCGCGGTCTGGCTGCGCGCGGCGGGGGGCGGCCAGGCAGGGCCTGGCGGCAGCGCTGGGGAGCCCCGACCCGCGCGGCCTGTGGGCGCAGGGGGAAGCAGCGGGTCCGGCGGAGGGGCGGGGTCTCTGGGCGGGGAGAGGACCAAGGACGCAGCCCTGGGGCACCCCTGCCGGCTGGTGGGAGGGTGGTGAGGATCCGCCCAAGGACACACTGAAGGATCGATTAGCGGGGggcagcctgagaaggagccagaatttaccaacgtacattgccaaagagtcacagtaatacgtcagcagcccccatcagctcccacccgccggcagcacctccccctctctcccggcacctcctgatgggggggggggggagaagcgagggcacggcaggctcaggggagggggcgggaaggggtggagtgggggcagagccaagggttgagcagtgagcacccccctcccccgcacattggatagttggcacctgtagctccagccccagagtcggtgcctatacaaggaaccgcctattaacttctgaagagccgcatgtagCTCCGGAGCcataggttggccacccctggattagGAGAAGAGCCAGGGAGGACAGTCATAAGCCAAGGCAGGACAAGGTTTCAAGAgtatatagttttttttttactgcttagacctaggtattagtgatttcagctctgcagcatgcaACAAGACTCTTacttgagtctaaattagctctgttaATACAcggtggagagaggaagggtcaagGTGGTGTTTAGGGCCCACAGAAGGGGCCCACACtaccaggtacaaatacctgccccCAACTGACTATGTCAAAAGCAGCTGATAGGTCAGGGAGGACGGGGGTGGAGTACTGCGTTGCTGTTCTTTACAATAACTGCAACATTTTTGTAAGGAGTTTTGCCTTCAAGTTGCTGATATGTGCTTTCTGCCTTAATACCCCGTCACAAAGCTTTGTCTGACCATCACCTACCTTAACTTCACTTATCATTTCTATACTTTAATACTTACGCTTTCTTAGCTGTGGACTTCCTGGTAAGGGGGTTTGTAATGGCTTTGTCACCTACCAACCTTAACTctagatttatttatttcattttata
This window encodes:
- the TMEM203 gene encoding transmembrane protein 203; its protein translation is MLFSLRELVQWLGFATFEIFLHVLALLVFSVLLVLKVDSGGAELSWWQVFIPFFAADGLSTYFTTIVSVRLFQDGEKRLAVLRLFWILTILSLKFVFEMLLCQKLVEQTRELWYGLIMSPIFILLQLLMIRACRVN